The following are encoded in a window of Pirellulales bacterium genomic DNA:
- a CDS encoding DUF885 domain-containing protein — protein sequence MNVIPLTVRLAIATLAIASLSQASAQEADRKMEDFFKQYLEEHFQMQPLRATWLGDHRFDHLLDDVSPAARGRWLAHARTTLDELPKKVDYSALSRAGQIDFEIFKHDLETTIWLTENRHPFEEDPRTYVGYINDGVYVLLTRSTLPKETNIANCIARMGQIPRVVAAAKANLTSPPKAILETAIRQNRGMISFYDKEIFELARETTQIEALKRSAATVVALLKDYGAFLEGDLMSRATGEWRLGKEKFGRQQELELDAGMTADQVFADAQTEFERVRRDMYVIARQLWSEYFPKRPLPPDDAIGRRATIRQVIDAIGQEHGRPDELIRDARSTVDRIKTFIREHDILRLPDPDRCQVIEMPKFRRGNAAAYLDSAAPLDPLAESFYAISPPDGDAKYVETFLQEYNPRMLQILTIHEAYPGHYVQFEYANRTSSLVRRVLASGVFAEGWAVYTEQMMLDQGYGNGDLRLRLMQLKFYLRAVANAIIAHQMHYTDSSDGSVLGFLMEEAFQSEAEASAKIVRVKQSSTQLSTYFVGRMALYRLRQQVEREMGDNFDLGRYHEAVISEGTVPVKYLPELVRARLKQPR from the coding sequence ATGAACGTGATTCCCCTCACTGTGCGTTTGGCCATCGCGACACTGGCAATAGCCAGCCTTTCTCAGGCATCGGCTCAGGAGGCCGATCGAAAAATGGAAGACTTCTTCAAGCAATACCTCGAAGAACACTTTCAGATGCAGCCGCTGCGAGCGACGTGGTTGGGAGATCACCGATTCGATCATTTGCTCGACGACGTTTCGCCCGCTGCGCGCGGACGGTGGCTGGCGCATGCTCGGACGACGCTCGATGAGCTGCCCAAGAAAGTGGACTACTCGGCGCTTTCGCGGGCCGGCCAGATCGACTTCGAGATCTTCAAGCACGACTTGGAAACGACCATTTGGCTCACGGAGAACCGACACCCCTTTGAAGAAGATCCGCGGACCTATGTCGGCTACATCAACGACGGCGTGTACGTGTTGTTGACGCGCTCGACATTGCCCAAGGAGACCAACATCGCCAATTGCATTGCCCGCATGGGGCAAATCCCGCGGGTCGTGGCGGCGGCGAAGGCAAACCTGACCAGTCCGCCCAAGGCCATCTTAGAGACTGCCATCCGGCAGAACCGCGGAATGATTTCCTTTTACGACAAGGAGATCTTTGAACTGGCCAGAGAAACGACGCAGATCGAGGCCTTGAAAAGGTCCGCCGCCACTGTCGTGGCGCTGTTGAAGGATTATGGAGCGTTTCTGGAGGGGGACTTGATGTCGCGGGCCACCGGCGAATGGCGTCTAGGCAAGGAGAAGTTCGGCCGCCAGCAGGAGCTGGAGTTGGACGCCGGAATGACCGCCGACCAAGTGTTCGCCGATGCTCAGACCGAATTCGAGCGGGTCCGACGCGACATGTACGTCATCGCTCGCCAGTTGTGGAGCGAATACTTTCCGAAGCGACCGTTGCCTCCGGACGATGCGATCGGTCGCCGCGCCACCATCCGTCAAGTGATTGACGCCATCGGTCAGGAGCACGGCCGCCCCGACGAACTGATCCGGGACGCCCGTAGCACGGTCGACCGCATCAAAACGTTCATTCGCGAGCACGATATTCTCCGACTGCCGGATCCCGATCGCTGCCAAGTGATCGAAATGCCAAAGTTCCGGCGAGGGAATGCGGCCGCTTATCTTGACTCCGCGGCGCCGTTGGACCCTCTAGCCGAAAGCTTTTACGCCATCAGTCCTCCCGACGGGGATGCAAAGTACGTGGAAACGTTCCTGCAGGAATACAATCCTCGCATGTTGCAAATCCTGACGATCCACGAAGCGTATCCGGGACACTACGTGCAGTTCGAGTATGCCAATCGGACATCGTCACTCGTGCGGCGGGTGTTGGCGTCCGGCGTCTTCGCCGAAGGTTGGGCCGTGTACACCGAGCAGATGATGCTCGACCAGGGCTATGGCAACGGCGACCTGCGCCTGCGGTTGATGCAGCTCAAGTTCTATCTGCGGGCCGTGGCCAACGCGATCATCGCTCATCAGATGCATTACACCGACAGCTCCGATGGCAGCGTGTTGGGGTTTCTGATGGAGGAAGCCTTTCAATCCGAGGCGGAAGCGAGCGCCAAGATCGTGCGCGTCAAGCAGAGTTCGACGCAACTGAGCACTTACTTTGTCGGTCGGATGGCATTGTATCGCCTGCGGCAACAGGTCGAGCGCGAGATGGGCGACAACTTCGATCTGGGGCGTTATCACGAGGCCGTGATTTCCGAGGGCACCGTGCCCGTCAAGTATTTGCCCGAGCTGGTCCGCGCTCGGCTAAAACAGCCGCGATGA